Proteins co-encoded in one Cytophaga hutchinsonii ATCC 33406 genomic window:
- a CDS encoding phytanoyl-CoA dioxygenase family protein: MVAIKNFSIKIKDKEPVFTLGEKLTQEQLDFFETHGYIHFKNFLNPETVPAVIKALEDVQEQWIAENREKVNGVPIKYGVDLDGKKIVQRFAFASLFSNVLHELLKDPRLKALYPLLQAKDERIGEFEKDGLVVNHYINSDASSFTKMGWHTDCLRDVFYGKKIMPMLNVGIHLDNYDPKNGGLRIIPGTHKQDLLNLLFRKKYYVSHKPDPDEIGFNITAGDLTVHDGRSWHRVERSPITGEASRRRVMYIPFIGGEYQPKDENSSTQLYQRLSKFVR; this comes from the coding sequence ATGGTAGCTATAAAAAACTTCAGCATTAAAATAAAAGATAAAGAACCGGTATTTACATTAGGAGAAAAACTGACGCAAGAGCAGCTGGACTTCTTTGAAACGCATGGATATATACATTTCAAAAATTTTCTTAACCCTGAAACAGTGCCTGCAGTTATAAAAGCACTCGAAGATGTACAGGAACAGTGGATTGCGGAAAACAGAGAAAAAGTTAATGGTGTACCGATAAAGTACGGCGTTGATCTGGATGGTAAAAAAATTGTTCAGCGCTTTGCTTTTGCTTCACTGTTCAGCAACGTACTGCATGAACTATTAAAAGATCCCAGATTAAAAGCGTTATATCCACTCCTGCAAGCTAAAGACGAACGCATTGGTGAATTTGAAAAAGATGGTCTGGTGGTAAACCATTATATAAACAGCGATGCTAGCAGCTTTACAAAAATGGGCTGGCATACCGATTGTTTACGTGATGTGTTTTACGGTAAAAAAATTATGCCTATGTTGAATGTAGGTATACATCTTGACAACTACGATCCGAAAAATGGCGGTCTGCGTATTATTCCGGGTACACACAAACAGGATCTGCTTAATCTGCTGTTCAGAAAAAAATATTATGTAAGTCATAAGCCTGATCCGGATGAGATCGGTTTTAATATAACAGCTGGTGATTTAACCGTACACGACGGAAGATCGTGGCATCGCGTGGAGCGCTCGCCAATTACTGGTGAAGCCAGCAGAAGACGGGTAATGTATATTCCATTTATCGGCGGTGAATACCAGCCTAAAGATGAGAACAGTTCTACACAACTGTACCAAAGACTTTCAAAATTTGTACGTTAA
- a CDS encoding DUF1963 domain-containing protein has protein sequence MFWGKKSIEDKIKAKVKATLSKKVAELINNNLAVCIEFDGDGKIEASLGDTKYGGSPHFITADKVPVYENRPLKLLAQINCKDLSPLENFPHEGMLYVFMDVEEEPTAFPEKRGQFKVLYIPMIDLSDTAGSLPEKDAYKLIPIQTYSIHENQSYIFDGIDVPEEDVYKIIDLQYGLIAEIVGQFGSQTIGGVPDMQALWGWAYQHLGYVDADGVLDWKRVEASEGEAANKAEQILKDFELVYTTILDSHGHTDSWIHIGIHKEDLNNRNFSNVYATFVST, from the coding sequence ATGTTCTGGGGAAAGAAATCAATAGAAGATAAGATCAAGGCAAAAGTGAAAGCTACGTTGAGCAAAAAGGTAGCAGAGCTTATAAATAACAACCTTGCTGTATGTATTGAATTTGACGGAGATGGCAAGATAGAAGCTTCGCTGGGTGACACAAAATATGGTGGTTCCCCACATTTTATTACTGCCGATAAAGTGCCGGTATACGAAAATCGTCCCTTGAAACTGCTTGCTCAGATCAACTGCAAAGATCTCAGCCCCCTTGAGAATTTTCCGCATGAAGGGATGCTGTATGTTTTTATGGATGTTGAAGAAGAGCCAACTGCTTTTCCTGAAAAACGGGGCCAGTTTAAAGTATTGTATATACCTATGATTGATTTGTCTGATACGGCAGGTTCACTGCCGGAGAAAGATGCCTATAAGCTGATTCCGATTCAAACCTATAGCATACATGAAAACCAATCGTATATTTTTGACGGAATTGACGTTCCCGAAGAAGATGTGTACAAGATTATCGATCTGCAATATGGTTTGATAGCAGAGATTGTCGGGCAGTTTGGCAGCCAGACAATAGGCGGTGTACCCGATATGCAGGCATTGTGGGGCTGGGCATATCAGCACCTTGGTTATGTAGATGCTGATGGTGTGCTTGACTGGAAAAGGGTTGAAGCATCTGAAGGTGAAGCGGCGAATAAAGCGGAGCAGATTTTAAAAGATTTTGAGCTTGTGTATACAACTATTCTGGATAGCCACGGGCACACCGATTCCTGGATTCACATCGGCATTCATAAAGAGGATCTTAATAACAGAAATTTTTCAAATGTATACGCAACGTTTGTTTCCACATAA
- a CDS encoding winged helix-turn-helix transcriptional regulator, translated as MVVKHSHKECGSALLAVRDALDVVSGKWKLQIIISIRTGNHRFREIERSIPKISSKVLAKELKDLEEHELIKRTVYDDSPVLVEYTIEPYADTLDDVINALYEWGIQHRKKILKK; from the coding sequence ATGGTAGTTAAACACAGTCACAAAGAATGCGGTTCGGCCTTATTGGCTGTCCGGGATGCACTTGATGTCGTAAGCGGAAAATGGAAACTCCAGATCATTATTTCAATCCGTACCGGTAACCATCGTTTCAGAGAAATTGAACGCAGCATTCCTAAAATTTCTTCAAAGGTTTTAGCAAAAGAATTAAAAGACCTGGAAGAACATGAACTGATCAAACGCACGGTGTATGATGATTCGCCTGTGCTGGTAGAGTACACGATTGAGCCCTATGCAGATACGTTGGATGATGTGATCAATGCATTATACGAGTGGGGTATCCAGCACCGTAAGAAAATTTTAAAAAAATAA
- a CDS encoding DoxX family protein, whose amino-acid sequence MKKDKIIYWVATGIFGAMMLMSGFMYFTDPKIVEGFKFMGFPDYFRVELGTAKLLGALVLLIPQIPTRVKEWAYAGFGINLIAAAITHVAIDDTKGITMPIILLAILVVSNIYLHKIKHSAV is encoded by the coding sequence ATGAAAAAGGATAAAATTATTTACTGGGTAGCAACAGGTATTTTCGGTGCCATGATGCTAATGAGCGGATTCATGTATTTTACAGACCCTAAAATTGTGGAAGGCTTTAAATTTATGGGTTTCCCGGATTATTTCAGAGTAGAGCTTGGTACAGCAAAATTGCTTGGCGCACTGGTATTGCTGATTCCTCAAATACCAACACGCGTTAAGGAATGGGCGTATGCAGGTTTCGGGATTAATTTGATTGCCGCTGCCATCACACACGTAGCGATTGATGATACAAAAGGAATAACCATGCCGATTATATTGCTGGCAATTTTAGTAGTGTCAAATATATATCTGCATAAAATAAAACATTCAGCAGTATAA
- the rnk gene encoding nucleoside diphosphate kinase regulator: MRTIINKLDYSRIQQCINEAKQFKSISVVEANSLMNELKLGKLVEPEEIPNNVVTMHSIVTIVFMDSNKRVEFQLVYPDKADVKNNKISIFSPIATALIGYQIGDEIEWCVPAGMTKIKIESIAYQPEAAGHFNL; the protein is encoded by the coding sequence ATGAGAACAATAATTAACAAACTGGATTATTCACGGATTCAACAATGTATTAATGAGGCGAAACAATTTAAATCGATCTCTGTTGTTGAAGCAAACAGTTTAATGAACGAACTTAAATTAGGAAAACTGGTTGAACCAGAAGAAATTCCGAACAATGTTGTTACCATGCATTCGATTGTAACAATTGTTTTTATGGATTCAAACAAGCGGGTGGAATTTCAATTGGTTTATCCGGATAAAGCAGATGTGAAAAATAATAAGATCTCAATTTTTTCTCCCATAGCAACTGCATTGATTGGTTATCAGATAGGGGACGAAATTGAATGGTGTGTACCGGCCGGAATGACAAAAATAAAAATCGAATCGATTGCATACCAGCCGGAAGCTGCCGGGCATTTTAATTTATAA
- a CDS encoding DEAD/DEAH box helicase produces the protein MKVSTTEPFQIIYSLFEHEYLGYLFESFVIQLDHQRRLTLKHQNISAKNADEFARELDDVDFKLIDLIDSIQQEAIVKKFYNKKITPAEFFLKIYHKEKGDELIQDAIRSYIELKKNQILCLLENKMLFEMGHDGEPTWKRLALAPQKANILFHFMRNEDNTHYFPTIKYDGQKIDFQYKNAIIVCSMPAWLLVDNTVYHFNKDVDGNKLKPFLNKKFILVPRKMEETYYEKFVTQIVSSFDVHAKGFTIHAEEYAPKPVLTLTELAVAKAPVSLFDTAGQDTAVDTVEENKILVSLDFQYGTFIFSSDKLSPSFVKMEKTDDSYIFHKVKRDSDKEKDFLDLLRNSDLEFKSGKVTLDKSKIFSWLSANRAALEAQGLVVRQNLKDGKRYFVGASSISLEVKENNDWFDIYAVVRFGEFEIPFLKLKQYILKKKKEFVLPNGEIAVIPEEWFSQYSDLFAFIEDDSDDLKLRKHHMALVKELQNDRLAEVSMDRKLERLRDFQEIEDYDLPAEFKGELRPYQKAGYNWMRFLNQYNFGGCLADDMGLGKTVQTLALLQSLQKTADGKASLLIMPTSLVYNWEMEARKFTPDLKILNFTGINRDKNVEQFHNYDIIITSYGTVRIDIELFKQYQFYYTILDESQVIKNPESIIAKAVKELNSKHRLILTGTPVENSTMDLWSQMTFVNPGLLGSQQFFRNEFLNPIEKKHDEVKTKRLYSIIKPFILRRQKSQVVKDLPEKIENVHYCTMSPEQEQEYEKTKSNYRNLILESIDEKGLAGSQILLLQGLTKLRQIANHPSLVEDTFEGTSGKMEDVNYMLDNALELGHKILVFSQFVKHLHLYAKLLDKAGIKYAYLDGQTRDRQAEVERFQNEEGIRVFLISLKAGGLGLNLTAADYVFLLDPWWNPAVEAQAVDRAYRIGQKNTVFTYKFITKNTVEEKILNLQKNKLKLANDLISSEETFFKALSKEDIQSIFD, from the coding sequence GTGAAAGTATCAACCACTGAACCGTTTCAAATTATATACTCATTATTTGAGCATGAGTATCTGGGGTATCTGTTTGAATCTTTTGTAATTCAACTGGATCACCAACGCAGGCTTACGCTCAAGCATCAAAATATTTCTGCCAAAAATGCGGATGAATTTGCGCGTGAATTAGATGATGTTGATTTTAAACTGATCGATTTAATTGACTCTATTCAGCAGGAAGCTATTGTTAAAAAATTCTATAACAAGAAAATTACACCCGCTGAATTTTTTCTAAAAATTTACCACAAAGAAAAAGGGGATGAACTGATACAGGATGCGATCCGCTCCTATATTGAATTAAAGAAAAACCAGATCTTATGTCTGCTTGAAAATAAAATGTTGTTTGAAATGGGGCATGATGGCGAGCCGACCTGGAAACGCCTGGCGCTTGCTCCGCAAAAAGCAAATATTTTATTTCACTTCATGCGTAACGAAGATAATACGCATTATTTTCCTACGATTAAGTATGACGGGCAAAAGATCGACTTCCAGTATAAAAATGCCATCATTGTCTGCAGCATGCCCGCGTGGCTGCTGGTTGACAATACCGTATACCATTTCAATAAAGATGTTGATGGCAATAAGTTGAAACCTTTTCTGAACAAAAAATTTATATTGGTTCCCCGTAAAATGGAGGAAACCTATTATGAAAAATTTGTTACCCAGATTGTTTCTTCTTTTGATGTACACGCAAAAGGCTTTACCATACATGCTGAAGAGTATGCGCCCAAGCCTGTATTGACACTTACGGAGCTGGCAGTTGCCAAAGCACCGGTTTCGCTATTTGATACCGCCGGACAGGATACGGCGGTTGATACCGTTGAAGAAAATAAAATACTGGTCAGTCTGGATTTCCAATACGGCACCTTTATCTTTTCCTCCGATAAGCTTTCTCCTTCTTTTGTTAAAATGGAGAAAACCGATGATTCGTATATTTTCCATAAAGTAAAACGCGATTCGGATAAAGAAAAAGATTTTCTGGACCTGTTACGCAACTCCGATCTGGAATTTAAAAGCGGAAAAGTAACACTCGACAAATCAAAGATATTTTCGTGGCTCTCGGCAAACCGCGCTGCTCTTGAAGCCCAGGGCCTGGTTGTACGGCAGAATTTAAAAGATGGTAAACGCTACTTTGTAGGTGCCTCTTCTATAAGCCTGGAAGTAAAAGAAAATAACGACTGGTTTGATATCTATGCTGTTGTGCGCTTTGGTGAATTTGAAATTCCATTTTTAAAATTGAAGCAATACATTCTGAAAAAGAAAAAAGAGTTTGTATTGCCAAATGGAGAAATTGCGGTTATACCGGAAGAATGGTTCAGTCAGTATTCAGATCTGTTTGCCTTTATTGAAGATGATTCAGATGATCTGAAGCTGCGCAAACACCATATGGCGCTGGTTAAAGAACTGCAGAATGACCGCTTGGCAGAGGTTTCAATGGACCGCAAATTAGAGCGTCTGCGCGACTTCCAGGAAATTGAAGATTACGATCTGCCCGCTGAGTTTAAAGGTGAATTAAGGCCCTATCAAAAAGCGGGTTACAACTGGATGCGCTTTCTGAACCAATATAATTTTGGCGGCTGCCTGGCAGATGATATGGGTTTGGGTAAAACCGTGCAGACATTGGCACTGCTGCAATCGCTGCAAAAAACTGCAGACGGAAAAGCAAGCTTATTAATTATGCCTACATCACTGGTATACAACTGGGAAATGGAAGCACGGAAGTTTACGCCTGATCTGAAAATCCTGAACTTTACAGGTATCAACCGCGATAAAAATGTTGAACAGTTTCACAATTACGACATCATAATCACATCTTACGGTACGGTGCGTATCGATATTGAATTGTTTAAACAATATCAGTTTTATTATACCATTCTGGATGAATCGCAAGTGATCAAAAATCCGGAATCAATTATTGCAAAAGCCGTTAAAGAACTTAACAGCAAACACCGGCTTATCTTAACGGGTACGCCTGTTGAAAACAGCACGATGGATCTGTGGTCACAAATGACCTTTGTAAACCCGGGCTTATTAGGCAGTCAGCAGTTTTTCAGAAATGAGTTTTTAAATCCGATTGAGAAAAAACACGATGAAGTAAAAACGAAACGTTTATACAGCATCATCAAACCGTTTATACTGCGCAGACAAAAATCGCAGGTTGTAAAAGACCTTCCTGAAAAAATTGAGAACGTACATTATTGTACGATGTCTCCGGAACAGGAACAGGAGTATGAAAAAACAAAATCAAATTACCGGAATTTAATTCTTGAATCAATCGATGAAAAGGGCTTAGCCGGCAGTCAGATTTTATTGCTGCAGGGTTTGACAAAGCTGCGCCAGATCGCGAATCACCCGAGTCTGGTTGAAGATACGTTTGAAGGAACTTCCGGTAAAATGGAAGACGTAAATTACATGCTGGATAATGCGCTGGAGCTTGGTCACAAAATTCTGGTGTTCTCTCAGTTTGTAAAACACCTGCATCTGTATGCAAAGTTGCTGGATAAAGCAGGTATTAAATATGCATACCTGGATGGACAAACACGCGACAGACAGGCAGAGGTAGAACGCTTTCAGAATGAAGAAGGCATTCGTGTATTTTTAATTTCGTTAAAAGCCGGTGGCTTAGGTTTAAATTTAACTGCTGCAGATTATGTGTTCCTGCTTGATCCGTGGTGGAACCCGGCCGTGGAAGCACAGGCGGTTGATAGAGCGTACCGGATCGGACAAAAAAATACGGTGTTCACCTATAAATTTATTACAAAGAATACCGTTGAAGAAAAAATCCTCAACCTGCAAAAAAATAAATTAAAGCTGGCAAACGATCTGATCAGCTCAGAAGAAACATTCTTTAAAGCGCTAAGCAAAGAGGATATTCAGTCGATCTTTGATTAA
- a CDS encoding ABC transporter permease has product MKAILFIARHYYFSGKNLLLINVISILSILVVAIITMSLVIGMSVFNGMENLIRSLYNSFDPEIKISPRTGKTFEMTDSLHKLVQSAEGVFILTEVIEDNAVISYKNETDVIKIKGVSENFTAQHRMDSFLVSGSMSMFKQGRDFAIIGRGIQYKLSIPINNQFSPVQIFYPDRDKIKRPDALDAFRIKSIHAGGVFAIEKQYDDNFVFVPLVFAKELMNYENERTSLEIKVSSGYEVEDVQSALKERLGDTFLVLNSDEQHKGLLKAIKVEKFVVNVMLSFILAISSVGIFFCLTMLTLNKRKDIAVLKAMGSTKAFIRNLFMTEGMLIALSGAVIGMGLGIGICLLQQYFGFVTIGTETSVIEEYPVELRYTDLFWIAGTVICISFLASIRPSIIASRIDVKKHL; this is encoded by the coding sequence TTGAAGGCTATTTTATTCATTGCGCGTCATTATTATTTTTCCGGTAAGAATTTACTTCTTATCAATGTTATATCCATACTTTCTATTTTAGTTGTTGCCATTATTACCATGTCTTTAGTAATCGGCATGTCTGTGTTTAATGGTATGGAAAACCTGATCCGTTCCTTATACAATTCATTTGACCCTGAAATTAAAATCTCTCCCCGAACAGGCAAAACCTTTGAAATGACTGATAGTCTGCATAAGCTGGTGCAGTCTGCCGAAGGTGTTTTTATTTTAACTGAAGTGATCGAAGATAATGCTGTGATCAGTTATAAAAATGAAACCGATGTTATTAAAATAAAAGGTGTTTCTGAAAATTTTACAGCGCAGCACCGTATGGATTCTTTTCTGGTGTCCGGCTCTATGAGCATGTTTAAGCAAGGCAGAGATTTTGCCATCATTGGGCGCGGCATTCAATATAAATTATCCATTCCGATCAATAATCAATTTTCTCCTGTACAGATCTTCTACCCCGATCGCGATAAGATCAAACGTCCGGATGCGCTTGATGCTTTCAGAATAAAAAGCATTCATGCAGGCGGCGTTTTTGCTATTGAAAAACAATACGACGATAATTTTGTTTTTGTACCCTTGGTTTTTGCAAAAGAATTAATGAATTATGAAAACGAACGCACATCGCTTGAAATAAAAGTTTCCAGCGGTTATGAGGTAGAAGACGTGCAGTCTGCGCTTAAAGAACGTTTAGGCGATACATTTTTAGTACTCAACAGCGATGAGCAGCATAAGGGTTTATTGAAAGCGATCAAGGTAGAAAAGTTTGTGGTGAATGTTATGCTTAGCTTTATCCTTGCTATTTCTTCCGTAGGAATCTTTTTTTGTTTAACCATGCTCACATTGAATAAACGTAAAGACATTGCTGTGTTAAAAGCAATGGGAAGTACAAAAGCATTTATCCGTAATTTATTTATGACTGAAGGCATGCTGATCGCGCTTTCCGGGGCCGTTATTGGTATGGGCCTTGGCATCGGCATTTGTTTGCTTCAGCAATATTTTGGATTTGTTACTATAGGCACCGAAACATCCGTTATTGAAGAGTATCCGGTAGAATTACGGTATACTGATTTATTCTGGATTGCCGGTACCGTAATTTGTATTTCATTTTTAGCTTCTATAAGACCTTCTATCATAGCATCCAGAATTGATGTTAAAAAACACCTGTAA
- a CDS encoding ribosome-binding factor A, whose protein sequence is MESVRQQKVARLILKEMADIFLKESRVLFGNVFISITVVRMSPDLSVAKLYLSIMLQEDKNAILKEIKVHTKELRKLLGERIRKQVRIIPEIIFYLDDNVDYANHMDDVLSKITIPKKEDENFDPNQYPGLKE, encoded by the coding sequence ATGGAAAGTGTAAGACAACAAAAGGTAGCAAGATTAATTCTGAAAGAAATGGCAGACATATTTCTGAAAGAAAGTCGTGTGCTTTTTGGTAACGTATTTATTTCCATTACGGTTGTACGTATGAGCCCGGATCTGAGTGTGGCAAAATTATACCTGAGTATTATGCTTCAGGAAGACAAAAACGCTATTCTGAAAGAAATCAAGGTGCATACAAAAGAATTGCGCAAATTATTAGGCGAGCGTATCCGGAAGCAGGTGCGTATCATTCCTGAAATTATCTTTTATCTGGATGATAACGTTGATTATGCAAATCACATGGATGATGTGCTGTCTAAAATTACGATTCCTAAAAAAGAAGACGAGAATTTCGATCCCAATCAATATCCCGGCTTGAAAGAATAG
- a CDS encoding DUF6427 family protein, which translates to MLEFLKSYDPFRLLVITLIAILVRLYWLTDDMLLIPSLEWLSIGDMMTDEKVLYKDIWTTLEPFSAGTYYIINYIFGKSVLTLRICSMILAVVQALLFNYYVSQTNIYDQKTSYPAFFYVLFSSINYDFFALSPVQLGVTFMLPVMYFLFKDVRMGEKSRNHFFAGVSLGVASLFYLPFACFIIFIVYSFAVFSSFDVRRFFQLLSAVMFPWLMVFSYYYLQGSFSEVFENLIQGTFYTNHIYYADFYSIIKVGIPSALLAITAFLYTISKSNFLNYQYSSMKIMAMWFVNGLLAFLLMNEWGYFNLYIMVPVFAFFTVFLFLGIERFWLKETIFWTIIAAFVFFHINNKFLDKSKALSNNSSILLARDTEVRFNGDAVREKKVLLLGANPAALIHNKQVTVYAKWNLSLRHFGDLNNYGNISAIYTNIIENKPEYIFDNISMMPDLIQRIPELKNMYEPSYDKKAYKLVK; encoded by the coding sequence GTGTTAGAATTTTTAAAAAGTTATGACCCGTTTCGCTTATTAGTAATTACACTAATAGCCATTCTTGTACGATTATACTGGCTAACAGATGATATGTTGCTGATACCTTCGCTCGAATGGCTTTCGATCGGAGATATGATGACAGATGAGAAAGTACTCTATAAGGATATCTGGACCACATTAGAGCCGTTCAGTGCCGGAACCTATTATATCATTAACTATATATTCGGCAAATCTGTACTTACGCTGCGTATCTGCTCTATGATCCTGGCAGTTGTACAGGCGCTCCTGTTCAATTATTATGTTTCTCAGACAAATATTTACGATCAGAAAACGTCCTATCCGGCATTTTTCTATGTGCTGTTCAGTTCCATCAATTATGATTTTTTTGCGTTATCTCCGGTGCAGTTAGGCGTAACATTTATGTTGCCTGTGATGTATTTTCTTTTTAAAGATGTACGTATGGGAGAGAAATCCCGGAATCACTTTTTTGCCGGCGTTAGTTTAGGTGTTGCCTCGCTGTTTTATTTGCCCTTTGCCTGTTTCATTATCTTTATCGTTTATTCGTTTGCCGTATTTAGCTCATTTGATGTGCGTCGATTCTTTCAGCTTCTTTCAGCAGTTATGTTTCCCTGGTTAATGGTATTTTCATACTATTACCTGCAAGGATCTTTTTCTGAAGTATTTGAAAACTTAATACAGGGAACGTTTTACACAAATCACATTTATTATGCTGACTTCTATTCCATCATTAAAGTCGGTATTCCATCAGCTTTGCTGGCGATCACAGCATTTTTATATACCATTTCAAAAAGCAATTTTCTGAACTACCAGTATTCATCGATGAAAATTATGGCTATGTGGTTTGTGAACGGCTTGCTTGCTTTTTTATTGATGAATGAATGGGGATATTTCAATTTGTACATCATGGTTCCGGTCTTTGCTTTCTTCACCGTGTTTTTGTTTTTAGGTATTGAACGTTTCTGGTTAAAAGAAACAATCTTCTGGACGATCATTGCAGCATTTGTTTTCTTTCACATCAACAATAAATTTCTGGATAAAAGTAAAGCGCTTTCAAACAACTCATCTATTTTACTTGCCAGAGATACCGAGGTACGCTTTAATGGAGATGCCGTACGGGAGAAGAAAGTACTGCTGCTGGGAGCAAATCCGGCTGCACTGATCCATAACAAACAGGTTACCGTGTATGCTAAATGGAATTTATCACTAAGGCATTTCGGCGATTTAAATAATTACGGAAACATTTCGGCGATCTATACAAATATTATTGAGAACAAGCCGGAATACATATTTGACAACATAAGCATGATGCCGGATCTCATTCAGCGCATTCCCGAACTGAAAAATATGTACGAGCCTTCGTATGACAAAAAAGCATATAAGCTGGTAAAATAG
- the rpiB gene encoding ribose 5-phosphate isomerase B — MAYTIALGGDHAGYTYKKEIIAYLETQGHKTIDCGPFSEASVDYPDFSHPVAEAVETGKATFGILICGSGNGVCMTANKHQHIRAGLCWTPEIAMLTRQHNNANVLCLPARFIPIEEAIACVKMFVETAFEGGRHEGRVNKIACA; from the coding sequence ATGGCGTATACAATCGCATTAGGTGGTGACCATGCCGGTTACACCTATAAAAAAGAAATCATTGCATACTTAGAGACTCAGGGTCATAAAACGATCGACTGCGGACCATTCTCTGAAGCGTCTGTAGATTATCCTGATTTCTCTCATCCGGTAGCAGAAGCTGTTGAAACCGGAAAAGCAACGTTTGGAATCCTGATCTGCGGAAGTGGTAACGGCGTTTGCATGACAGCAAACAAACATCAGCACATACGTGCAGGCTTATGCTGGACTCCTGAAATAGCAATGCTTACACGCCAGCATAACAACGCAAACGTATTGTGCCTTCCGGCACGCTTTATTCCCATTGAAGAAGCAATTGCCTGTGTAAAAATGTTTGTAGAAACAGCATTTGAAGGCGGCAGACACGAAGGCCGCGTCAATAAAATTGCCTGCGCATAA
- the tatC gene encoding twin-arginine translocase subunit TatC: MSDTTEEKKEMSFLDHLEELRKHLIKAILAVMVLTIIAFFNMDIIFHDILMAPSRPDFPTFTILCKYFNYCIGEMNFTLMSRTMTGQFTMHLLASLITGAIVAFPYIAYQLWQFIAPALHPNERKNVRGVVLGVSILFFIGILFGYYIISPLAIDFLANYKLDPSIENSFDVTSYISTLCMMALGGGVIFQLPVVVYFLSLMGIMTPMYMKQYRRHAIVVMAVISAILTPSPDVLSQLLMLVPMYMLYEISIFVSAVVYKRKLKEAE; this comes from the coding sequence GTGAGCGATACTACAGAAGAAAAAAAAGAAATGTCCTTCCTGGACCATCTCGAGGAATTAAGGAAACATTTAATAAAAGCAATATTAGCGGTGATGGTTTTAACCATCATCGCTTTTTTTAATATGGATATTATCTTTCATGATATCTTAATGGCTCCGTCAAGACCTGATTTTCCAACCTTTACCATACTTTGCAAATATTTTAATTATTGTATCGGTGAAATGAATTTTACATTAATGAGCCGCACCATGACAGGACAGTTTACCATGCACCTGCTGGCATCCTTAATTACAGGCGCGATCGTAGCATTCCCTTATATTGCCTATCAACTGTGGCAATTCATTGCTCCTGCGTTACACCCAAATGAGCGCAAGAATGTGCGCGGCGTTGTGCTGGGTGTTTCCATATTGTTCTTCATCGGAATTTTATTCGGTTACTACATCATTTCGCCGCTGGCAATTGATTTCCTTGCTAATTATAAATTAGATCCTTCTATCGAAAACAGCTTCGATGTTACGTCATACATTTCCACCTTATGTATGATGGCCTTAGGAGGCGGGGTTATTTTCCAGTTACCGGTAGTTGTTTATTTCCTTTCATTAATGGGTATCATGACGCCTATGTATATGAAACAATACAGAAGACATGCTATTGTTGTGATGGCTGTTATTTCAGCTATCCTTACACCATCACCGGATGTATTAAGCCAGCTATTAATGCTGGTGCCTATGTATATGCTTTATGAGATAAGCATATTTGTAAGCGCTGTTGTTTATAAAAGAAAATTAAAAGAAGCGGAATAA